From a single Brassica napus cultivar Da-Ae chromosome C9, Da-Ae, whole genome shotgun sequence genomic region:
- the LOC125592924 gene encoding uncharacterized protein LOC125592924, which produces MFEAIKFIMEKMEKAINSIEHFQHDEVSGAPMMQEINNQIPDQPRSFRSDLRENIFEERENDVLRFVDQSIGADQHGNLDVLNNFTEVRSSVRTDQTDRAVPRASRLELWLEPRPDDRTDRTRARLPQPTRHPKTHGRARLSLGREETEDGHAFSSGGPSGQSRKRPYLYPVHLSGSEEPGHYLKGHL; this is translated from the exons ATGTTTGAGGCGATCAAGTTCATTATGGAGAAAATGGAGAAGGCGATCAACAGCATCGAACATTTTCAACACGATGAAGTATCGGGAGCACCTATGATGCAGGAAATCAACAATCAAATACCCGATCAGCCTCGTTCTTTCAGATCTG atttgagggaaaatatttttgaagaaagagaGAATGATGTGCTCCGGTTCGTGGATCAGTCCATTGGAGCAGACCAGCATGGAAATTTGGACGTTCTGAACAATTTTACCGAGGTTCGTTCATCCGTCCGTACCGATCAGACTGACCGAGCCGTCCCGCGTGCGTCCCGATtggagctttggctggaaccacGACCAGACGACCGAACTGACCGTACCAGAGCTCGTCTTCCCCAACCAACTCGACATCCTAAGACCCACGGTCGAGCCAGGCTTAGCTTGGGTCGTGAAGAAACCGAAGACGGACATGCATTCTCATCCggcggaccatccggacagtcccgcAAGCGTCCTTATCTTTACCCCGTGCATCTATCTGGTTCGGAAGAACCCGGACATTATCTGAAGGGCCATCTTTGA